One Halostella limicola genomic window carries:
- a CDS encoding DUF6663 family protein codes for MQPTMSGTFRVLPGRDDGEWLFLDVESADPTYLPRSGHDAAGVADLEPGYRVDAAVEWRDDDPVVVDLDVRDGTLFEFVDGTDTVFEAAEETWLNARADNAGMNADVTYGTDGDANGVVYTFAEQGGERDLFAEFRDGVRPLDPLIARLAEGEEPPFEVFVIRPAAEPFVIVYLVIEKGGLLANTVRDTYDCPRADDAE; via the coding sequence ATGCAACCGACGATGAGCGGGACCTTCCGGGTGTTACCGGGCCGGGACGACGGGGAGTGGCTGTTTCTCGACGTCGAGTCGGCCGACCCGACCTACCTGCCGAGGAGCGGCCACGACGCCGCCGGGGTCGCCGATCTCGAACCCGGTTACCGCGTGGACGCCGCGGTCGAGTGGCGCGACGACGACCCGGTGGTGGTCGACCTCGACGTCCGCGACGGGACGCTGTTCGAGTTCGTCGACGGGACCGATACCGTCTTCGAGGCCGCGGAGGAGACCTGGCTGAACGCGCGCGCCGACAACGCGGGGATGAACGCGGACGTGACCTACGGGACGGACGGCGACGCGAACGGCGTCGTCTACACCTTCGCCGAGCAGGGCGGCGAGCGCGACCTGTTCGCCGAGTTCCGCGACGGCGTCCGGCCGCTCGACCCGCTCATCGCCCGCCTCGCGGAGGGCGAGGAGCCGCCGTTCGAGGTGTTCGTCATCCGGCCGGCGGCCGAGCCGTTCGTCATCGTCTACCTCGTCATCGAGAAAGGCGGCCTGCTGGCGAACACCGTGCGGGACACCTACGACTGCCCGCGGGCGGACGACGCCGAGTGA
- a CDS encoding CHY zinc finger protein, which translates to MTGEETAVDVHGVRVRGVGVGPETRCAHYDRPRDVIAVRFACCGTYYPCFRCHAAVTDHDAEVRPRSAFEEPGVLCGVCGAELSVREYLDAADACPRCGAGFNPGCADHYDRYFETG; encoded by the coding sequence ATGACCGGGGAGGAGACCGCGGTCGACGTCCACGGCGTGCGGGTCCGCGGCGTCGGCGTCGGTCCCGAGACGCGCTGTGCCCACTACGACCGTCCGCGGGACGTCATCGCCGTCCGGTTCGCGTGCTGCGGGACGTACTACCCCTGCTTCCGGTGTCACGCCGCGGTCACCGACCACGACGCCGAGGTGCGCCCCCGCTCGGCGTTCGAGGAGCCGGGAGTGCTCTGCGGCGTCTGCGGTGCCGAGCTTTCGGTCCGGGAGTACCTCGACGCCGCCGACGCCTGTCCCCGCTGCGGCGCGGGATTCAACCCGGGCTGTGCGGACCACTACGACCGGTACTTCGAGACGGGGTAG
- the msrB gene encoding peptide-methionine (R)-S-oxide reductase MsrB: MSNDTATDDLPDSEAEWRERLTDEEYRMLREGGTEPRRSGEYLDKKEDGTYVCAGCGAPLFDSETKYESGSGWPSFWDAVDPDRIETRRDDSLGMTRTEIVCARCEGHLGHVFDDGPDPTGKRYCVNSASLDFDPEE; this comes from the coding sequence CGCGACCGACGACCTGCCGGACTCCGAGGCGGAGTGGCGCGAGCGCCTGACGGACGAGGAGTACCGGATGCTCCGCGAGGGCGGCACCGAACCGCGCAGGAGCGGCGAGTACCTCGACAAGAAGGAGGACGGCACCTACGTCTGCGCCGGCTGCGGCGCGCCGCTGTTCGACTCCGAGACGAAGTACGAGTCGGGCTCCGGGTGGCCGAGCTTCTGGGACGCCGTCGACCCCGACCGGATCGAGACGCGCCGCGACGACAGCCTCGGGATGACGCGGACCGAGATCGTCTGCGCGCGCTGCGAGGGCCACCTCGGCCACGTGTTCGACGACGGCCCCGACCCGACCGGCAAGCGCTACTGCGTCAACTCCGCGTCGCTCGACTTCGATCCGGAGGAGTGA